One Dreissena polymorpha isolate Duluth1 chromosome 9, UMN_Dpol_1.0, whole genome shotgun sequence genomic window carries:
- the LOC127844551 gene encoding uncharacterized protein LOC127844551: MSSDEALRNGVRANLKAWIEKLRCGWDLEKQAFFKKKFIQRLRESPVAIETDKANEQHYEVPTEFFLTVLGKRLKYSGCDWPDGCSSLEQAEDISLKLICERAGIQDGQSVLDLGCGWGSLSLYICEKFPRCQVTCVSNSNTQRALIQQRAQERGFQGRLECITADANVFYTANRFDRICSIEMFEHMKNYEVLMQRVSSWLKPAGKLFIQVLCHSRFPYAFDTKPGSDTEWMAKNFFTGGTMPSVDLYLYFQNGVRIEDYWIINGKHYSRTLEAWLTRLDENRDKVMDVLRKAYGEDADQQMFNWRLFFIFCSEVFGYDGGNEWIVSQHLFKKNQLSSL, translated from the exons ATGTCCTCGGACGAAGCTTTAAGAAAtg GTGTCCGAGCAAATCTGAAAGCCTGGATTGAGAAGTTGCGATGTGGTTGGGATCTTGAAAAGCAGGCATTCTTCAAGAAAAAGTTCATCCAGAGACTGAGGGAGTCTCCAGTAGCCATAGAAACAGATAAAGCCAATGAGCAACATTATGAGGTCCCAACAGAGTTTTTCTTGACT gTTCTTGGCAAGAGGCTGAAGTACAGTGGTTGTGACTGGCCAGACGGTTGTTCATCACTGGAACAAG CTGAAGACATATCACTAAAACTTATATGTGAACGAGCTGGCATACAAGACGGGCAATCAGTTTTA GACCTGGGCTGTGGATGGGGCTCTCTGTCCTTGTATATCTGCGAGAAGTTCCCGAGATGTCAAGTGACCTGCGTGTCCAACTCCAATACGCAGCGGGCCCTTATTCAGCAGAGGGCACAGGAGAGAGGCTTCCAGGGCCGCCTTGAATGCATCACGGCTGATGCCAACGTCTTCTACACGGCTAATCGATTTGATAGGATTTGCTCCATCGAAATGTTTGAG CACATGAAGAACTATGAGGTGCTGATGCAGAGGGTCTCCTCATGGCTCAAGCCAGCAGGAAAGCTGTTCATACAGGTCCTATGCCACAGTCGCTTCCCATACGCCTTTGACACGAAGCCAGGCTCTGACACGGAGTGGATGGCAAAGAACTTCTTTACGGGTGGTACCATGCCCTCTGTGGACTTGTATCTATATTTTCAG AATGGCGTGCGGATTGAAGACTACTGGATTATTAATGGCAAGCACTACAGTCGGACACTTGAGGCTTGGCTTACACGATTAGACGAAAACCGGGACAAAGTAATGGATGTTCTACGCAAGGCATATGGTGAAGACGCAGACCAACAAATGTTTAACTGGAGGCTTTTCTTCATTTTCTGCTCGGAAGTGTTCGGATACGACGGTGGAAATGAGTGGATTGTATCGCAGCATTTGTTCAAGAAAAATCAGTTGAgttctttgtaa
- the LOC127844557 gene encoding ubiquitin-like protein ATG12: MSTDTGSSEVNDNKQESKEDVAAGENDTEGPTSPTQTKSKVNVLLKAAGDAPILKKKKYTLERNKRIAYISTFLSKLIKLESGESIFLYVNQSFAPALDSEVGSVFDCFGSDGKLVLHYCKSQAWG, from the exons ATGTCAACAGATACTGGTTCCAGTGAAGTTAATGATAATAAACAGGAAAGTAAAGAGGACGTTGCTGCTGGTGAAAACGATACTGAAGGTCCAACAAGCCCGACACAAACTAAATCAAAAG taAATGTACTTCTGAAGGCTGCAGGGGATGCACCAATTTTGAAAAAGAAGAAGTATACACTTGAACGGAACAAGAGGATTGCTTACATATCTACATTCCTAAGCAAATTAATCAAGCTGGAATCAGGAGAATCTATA TTCCTGTATGTAAACCAGTCGTTTGCCCCAGCTTTAGACTCAGAAGTGGGATCTGTGTTTGAT TGTTTTGGCAGTGATGGCAAATTGGTTCTTCATTACTGCAAGTCCCAAGCCTGGGGTTGA